A window of the Peromyscus leucopus breed LL Stock chromosome 22, UCI_PerLeu_2.1, whole genome shotgun sequence genome harbors these coding sequences:
- the Diras1 gene encoding GTP-binding protein Di-Ras1, which produces MPEQSNDYRVVVFGAGGVGKSSLVLRFVKGTFRDTYIPTIEDTYRQVISCDKSVCTLQITDTTGSHQFPAMQRLSISKGHAFILVFSVTSKQSLDELSPIYKLIVQIKGSVEDIPIMLVGNKCDETQREVHTREAQAVAQEWKCAFMETSAKMNYNVKELFQELLTLETRRSVSLSVDGKRSSKQKRADRIKGKCALM; this is translated from the coding sequence ATGCCAGAACAGAGCAATGACTACCGCGTGGTCGTGTTTGGCGCAGGCGGCGTGGGCAAGAGCTCGCTGGTGCTCCGCTTCGTCAAGGGGACGTTTCGCGACACCTACATCCCCACCATCGAGGACACGTACCGGCAGGTGATCAGCTGTGACAAGAGCGTATGCACCCTGCAGATCACGGACACAACCGGCAGCCACCAGTTCCCGGCCATGCAGCGGCTGTCCATCTCCAAGGGTCACGCCTTCATCCTGGTGTTCTCGGTGACCAGCAAGCAGTCGCTGGACGAGCTGAGCCCCATCTACAAGCTGATCGTGCAGATCAAGGGCAGCGTGGAGGACATCCCCATCATGCTGGTGGGGAACAAGTGCGACGAGACGCAGCGGGAGGTGCACACCCGCGAGGCGCAGGCCGTGGCGCAGGAGTGGAAGTGCGCCTTCATGGAGACCTCGGCCAAGATGAACTACAACGTGAAGGAGCTGTTCCAGGAGCTGCTGACGCTCGAGACGCGCCGCAGCGTCAGCCTCAGCGTGGACGGCAAGCGCTCCAGCAAGCAGAAGCGGGCCGACCGCATCAAGGGCAAGTGTGCGCTCATGTGA